Genomic window (Pyrus communis chromosome 13, drPyrComm1.1, whole genome shotgun sequence):
ctatcaaccaaatgggagtttacaaagtgttggcaatctcacaacccaatacacccaatagctctcacacaccaaagaaacaaatagagaaagaaatataatgaataatttcttctctatacatctagctcaaagctattacaacaacaactactttgatggatgattactaaccaaatgaagcagcagcttcttcttccttttgggcTCTCTGCAACACTCCTTCTCTCTGCAGAAAAATGagctctctttcttcctccttgtttttcTTCCAAACCGAAAATGAATGAGCTCTCATTATAAAAAGcaaattctctctttctttgaaCCAACACCCACGGGTGGTGAAGACAACAAAacatcttttcccttttttttctccccaaagaaggaaagatgttttcttctttttggtttgtttattaTAAAGatatggccacttggccacataatccaacaatctccaccttggccaagttccgaaaaCGCCATGATAAACCAACCAACACAATTGACACAAAAAAACACTCCCAAacactagcaagagaacaactcatgcagagccaattctccaaaactcctactgctcaacgccttctttatataggcaaaatgtgagccaagttcaagcaatgaacaaacttggctacaccaacaaccttagtcaacatatcagcggggttgtctttagttggaatcttctggagaatgatCTCCCCTTCACCAACtacttcacgaacaaagtgataacacacatctatgtgcttggtcctcgcatgatgaacctgatacttagccaaataaatggcactctgactatcacaatgcacctccacctgcttctgatcaacccccaaatctctaatcagcccatgtatccaaatggcctcctttatagcttcagcaactgccatatattcagcctctgtagtagacaaagcaacagacgactgcaaaatggacctccaacaaactggccctttagccatagtaaacacatagcctgtagtagacttccttccatccagatcacctgcataatctgaatcaacataaccaacaacaaaatgaccaataccagagtcatccctctcaaagcataaaccaacatctcgagtaccatggagatacctcaatatccacttagctgcattccaatgctctttaccaggattatgcatatatcgactcaccatgccaactgcatgagcaatatccggtctagagcataccattgcatacatcaaactaccaaccaaatttgcatatggtatatttttcatttgtagcttctcttgatcagttttaggacattgtagagaactcaatttaaaatgaggagtCAAAGGAGTACTAACCGGTTTGGTTGAgtcatgaactccaaacttctgaatcaacttctcaaggtagtgtctttgattcaagcataccaaacctttctctctgtctctagtgatctccatgccaaggatcttctttgcttcaccaagatccttcatctcgaactcatttttcatttgcttcttcaatttctcaatctcttcaacattctttgaggcaatcaacatatcatcaacatatatcaacaaataaatgaaagacccatcttgcaacttcttgaagtacacacaatgatcatattgacttctagaataattttggcctctcataaatttatcaaacctcaaataccagtgtcttggagattgcttcaaaccataaagtgatttcttcaacttgcaaaacaaattttctttccctttcactttatacccatccggttgacacatataaatctcttcattcaaatcaccatgtaggaaagccgtcttcacatcaagttgcacaagttcaagatcatattgtgcaacaagagctaacataatgcgaattgaggagtgcttcacaactggagaaaagatttcattgtagtcaatgccctccttttgtgcataccctttagcaactaatcttgctttgaatctgacattgcttttctcatcagcatcttccttcttggcatacacccatttgcaaccaatagctttcttacccttaggcaatttagctaactcccaagtcttgtttttcatgagagaattcatctcgtcgcccatggcattgcaccacttctccttttcctcactctcaatggcttcctcaaaattggatggaatctcatcagtgataataggaagagcaaaagcaacatattcactataccgagctggcttggtaatttgtctttttcctctgttcttggcaatagactcttgaggtgaaacttgctcttcaacttgaatagaatcttcatgttcaacttcttcaacatcctcatggtctcccacttcttcacttgtagtggcttcgacatcagcggaaataggatttgaagtactagaggcaactttctcaagctccacctgttggacatctttcacattcttttcagagtctctgaacatattttcttcatcaaatgtcacatctctgctgattacaagtttcttcatctccgggcaccataacctgtaacctttgacaccactactaaaaccaagaaagatagcctttttggctctaggatcaagtttattttcagttacatgaaaataagcaggtgaaccaaaaatacgaatataatcataatcagtagaaggttttccagtccatacctcaattggcgtcttaccctgaacaacagctgagggtaatcggttgatgatgtgacatgcataagtaactgcctctgcccaaaatgacttgctcaaacccgactgagacaacatgcatctaaccttctcaagcaaggttcgattcaatctttctgcaactccattttgttgtggagttccccggacactaaaatgtctcacaatcccttcctctttgcaaactttaaagaaagggtcggatgtgtattcaccaccattatccgatctcaaaatcttaatctttctcccagtctggttctcaaccattttcttccaacccaagaaaatgctcaacacctcactcttgtgcttcatagtgtagacccaagaccttcttgaataatcatcaacaaaggtcacgaaccaatgtctaccactcaaagagggagtctttgtaggaccccaaacatccgaatgcacataatcaagaatgccattcgtctgatgtacagcagtaccaaacttcactctagtttgctttcccaagacacaatgctcacagaaatcaagcttacaagtcgtggcaccttttagaagaccttgtttcacaagcccttgtagagctttctcaccggcatggcctaatctcatatgccacaatctagtagtatcagaatcggatgtgcccatattttctgagactacagatgcttcacctgtcatagtgcttccttgcaataaatacaaatggccacatcgaggagctttcatcacaacaagtgcaccataagtcaccttcaatgtctgcccatctgaatgaaacctgaagcccttggcttccaaagttcccaaagaaataagatttttcttcaaattcggtacataccgaacacctgtcaactctttaaccatgccatcatgcaacttcaaacgaactgtaccaatcccttttgttgtgcaaggattgtcatctcccatgaacacaacaccgccatcaaactctttcaagcttgaaaaccaatccttgtgaggagtcatatgatgagtacaacccgtatccaacacccacttagtagcacaatcaaatgatgaggaagtggttaaagcaaaatcagaaaaatctgtttcaacctcagcaacattagcttcagaactttctttgcctttggtcttcaatctaggacaatctttcttccaatgacccttattacgacaaaaggcacattcatccctttccaaaggttttctacctttagagtttcctctaggtcgagactgtgatttttttctactagaagatgatcttctctccgatgatctacctctaacaaataaagcttccgaggtactatcatgatttttatctctatgcctcatttcataattcatcaaggcatttgacacatcttcaaatttcacagtttctttaccatgcataatagtggtaacaaaatgctcataagagtccggcaaggaattcaacaatattaaggccttatcttcatccttaatatcctcatctaaatttaacaagtcggcaatcaacttattaaaagcatcaaggtgtctaatcatttttgtaccttctttgtattggaagcggtagagctttttcttcaagtgtagccggttctctgcactcttcgtcatatacttgtcttccaatttttgccacaacacacttgccaaagtctcccgcatcacaaaatacttctgagtttttgcaaggcacaaccgaattgaagagcaagcccacaaatttaatttctcccattccagtttcgacatagcttcaggcttctctcccaaggcggcaagaagatcttgttgagccaacacatctttaacctcacattgccacatcccgaagttgtttgtgccatcaaacttttccacttcgaattttgcattttgcaccgtagttcttgcaaacccggagctgcttccaaaaagattctcatcttgcccgtctgacatctttggcaactagacagtacccaagagcaaccagtgctctgataccaattgttgtgctaggatagcaccaaaatcttttggaaccaactcaagctaacccacaggaaatatatcaaatagaaatgcaagaacaaaatataaaagacaccaagattttaacgaggttcctccacagtcagtgtaactggagtacgtcctcggagcagtaggagctcacccaataatccactatcaaccaaatgggagtttacaaagtgttggcaatctcacaacccaaaagccctatacacccaatagctctcacacaccaaagaaacaaatagagaaagaaatataatgaataatttcttctctatacatctagctcaaagctattacaacaacaactactttgatggatgattactaaccaaatgaagcagcagcttcttcttccttttgggcTCTCTGCAACACTCCTTCTCTCTGCAGAAAAATGagctctctttcttcctccttgtttttcTTCCAAACCGAAAATGAATGAGCTCTCATTATAAAAAGcaaattctctctttctttgaaCCAACACCCACGGGTGGTGAAGACAACAAAacatcttttcccttttttttctccccaaagaaggaaagatgttttcttctttttagtttgtttattATAAAGatatggccacttggccacataATCCAACACAAGGGGATGTGTAAAACACCCTTATTGGTGATAAACCATATCAACCGTACAAGTCGAAAACTGTGCCAAGTCAGCAAATCCCAGCTCCCGCCATTCAAACAGATTGCCACAGTTCAAATATCAGTCAAAGGATATATGAACAATCCTAGCTTATCTACATCTCTTTGTAATCTGTTCAATTCTAGCTTATCTATATCTCTTTGTAACCTATTCAGTTGTTTTGTAAATCTGAAATACTTGTAATCTGTAACAAACAGTTTCATGTAATCTCTATAAATATGAAGTCATTGACTCACTCAAAGATAACTGAGTTGAGCTTATGCAATTCAGATTTTCATACCCTAGTTTAGTTTCTTTCAATTGGGACGGGGCCACATAACACTAGCCCAAATTTCTCGGCATGTTGCGGTGAAACAAAGTGCAGTGGGGTAAAGATCTACATTCCAAATCGAGTTCAAAACTTGAAGATCTGATTTTTGGTAGGGGTCGAATCTTCAACTTTCAGTGAACAAGGAAGGCAGATACAAATTCTTTAATAAGCTAAGTTACGATTGATAGTTAATAAAGCTTATCTCCCAGCTCAACCAACCGATTGACAACAAACAACTTACCATGGTTTACAATAACCCAACTAACAATTAACCGAGGTTACATATATCGACAAACTATTAACCCACAGTAAgacaaatacaagaaaaagtAACTAATATTGACAGACCAATAAAGGAATGCCATCTAGCATCCTAAcaattcaataatattttttaacacatgttttatttatttaaaaaatagtggatacgttattaatttttcttgaactttagaaaacaaaaatatatataacacaTTTTTATTAGGTTAAATTTGAAAGTGAGTACGTAAAATACTTGAGTACTAGCCTCTTGCCACACGCATACGCGTGTGGCAATTGACCTTTTTATATTAGGttatgtcttttaatttttttttaaataactattttatatttttattaaaaaattattcataaaaaaaaatgaagcaaaacCATGAAACCGCCCACTAACatgggagttttttttttaattaaagttttaaatttaaaattcattcaaaattaaaatgtgatGAATTACTTTAAATTCTTAtggttcaattgtaattttaaGAATTCTTAAAGGacaatttttggtattttgaatgtttcaccttttaatccttctcactttatatatatagattatcCATTTCTTGAAGTCCAAACTTAAAGTCTAACTAGTttccctaaaaaataaaaataaaataaaaaataataataatcttaaAGTCTATCTTGAATTCCAAACTTAAAGGAATGCCATCATACTGAAGGATATGATTTTGATATtatattagaaagaaaattgtaacgtggacaaaaataaaaattataaaaaaatcttCGCGTTGAAATCCGGCTGCTGGAGCCAAGATTCACGAGTGTGCGGCCATATGTTTAAAACTTGAAGTTGCTCCTACACTTATGAATCGAGATGTTTTTCAATATCTTGCAATCTGGAGTTGACGAATTGAAAATTTTCGAATCGCTCATCTAAATCTTATGACCTCGTTACTACATTTCACTAGTCCACTTCGCacaaatttaaggtttatatTTTTCTCTTCCTCACTTGAACGATCTAGATCTGTCCGTCGGTTTGGAACTGCAAGATCCAGAGAATCTGAACTCCTATACTACACGTGTAATAATATCATTGGCCCGAataaaattttgtgttttatttagtACACAGGCGATCCGAATCACTTAAGTCTACTTTGTTGTTCTTCCTGGGGATCTGCCAGCCTGCCACCACAAATCCCCTCTCCCCTAATCGCCGATCGTCCCCAACTACTCCGGCTATTTCTCCGATAAGGTACGCCTCTCATAAATATCTGACGTCATCGTCATCGTTTTCGTCGTCATGGTAGTTCGATTGTGGGATTTtgggaattagggttagggcCACGCTATGCCGTCTGTCTGAATCAGATGAATTTTCATATcgaaaaattgattttttttttcgagtGATTATTTCACTTTTCAATTGTTTTACTagaccctaaaccctaatattTGACTGATGAAATTACTGTAATTTGATTATTATCAATTGGAATATAGTATTACTTTCTTTGAGTTAATTGAAGACTATTTGCAGAAACGTTTGAGGTTATTGAAAAATAATTGTAGAAATGTTAGAGattattgaaaaatatttgGAATTAGGGTTATAGAAATGCTTGAGATTAATAGTGAAAGCATGTCTTAGCTAAGATTTTAGTAGCAAGTTCGATCATTTGAAACAAGAAACTATTTAGATCCAAAACATGATAAGAGCTTTAAATCATGTAAAGTGAGGTTATGTAAAATAGTTTTTCGGTGCAGGATCGGAAGTTTCTAAGCAGGTTTGGCAGATTGACTTTGAAATCGTTATGTTTGTAATATACCCTGCACGTACCTCTTACTCTGTATCTTGTCATTGTTGGAATCTCGtcgtcgtttttttttttttccttattgttgTTCTGACTTTGCAGAGATTGTAAGAATGGCTTCATTCCGAGCATTCTTGAACAGTCCAGTTGGTCCAAAAACAACTCACTTTTGGGGACCTGTTGCGAACTGGGGATTTGTTGCTGCTGTATGCTTCAGCCCTATGATTTCTTGCATACAAGAATGTGTTTGAATTCAATTGCAATTTCATGCTTTTTTGACTAATCTGATCGTACGGGTTTGATTTAACAGGGATTGGCAGATATGAACAAACCTCCAGAAATGATTTCTGGCAACATGACAGCAGGTCCAATAACTCGTTTTGAAAGATGTAAATTAGTTTCAGTATTATAGTACATGGCAGGATTATAACTGTGGTTCGAATTTGTTTCTGCAGCAATGTGCGTTTATTCAGCATTGTTTATGAGATTTGCATGGATGGTACAACCTCGAAACTATCTACTTTTGGCATGCCATGTCTCAAATGAGACTGTCCAACTCTATCAGCTCTCTCGCTGGGCGAGGGGTCAGGGGTAAGTAGCTAATTGGTTTCGTCATCAATTGCAGAAATTTAGTTGAGTCGTCAATTGCCATAACTTCTGACCTTTTGTATCAAAATGAGTTGAGACTAAAACATGTGAGATTTGTTCTTGTTGACTTGCTTAATGATAGGTACTTGGCCCCGAAGAAAGATGAAGCTGCATCCGAGTgatttgctgctgctgctttcaTTCCCTTGCTCGTTCATTGTTTTTGTTGCGATTTTTACTGAAAACACTGTTGATCGCGTGTGAGACGCACGATGCATCTATTGTTTATTTAAGTCAAGGCCTTTTTTTGGGTTCATAAATGGTTGTTTTTAGTCAATTGTGTACAAGATTTCTCAAACTTAAACCTGTCACTACTCGTTTCGGCGGTGACATTTGAAAGTAATAAGGAATTTTACCATGATGAGGTCTAAGGCACTGAATTTTGGTCCAGAACTTCAGATGGTGAGGACTGAAAACCTGCACTTTCATTGCAGCAGACCATCAGAAAATCACTTGCTACCCGAAAAATAGGTTAAAGCAATTATCTTTGGATGCAAAAACTAATTTCGTTATAAGTTTAACACCAATCTGATTAAATAGCAAATGTACCGGCTCCCGAAAGAGACGATTTACAACATTGTCAATTTCTTCCTATCAAAAAATTGTCAGGCAGCAGTGGCCTCCACCCTTTTAGCGTGTTCGGCCTCTCTTCCCAGTTACATGAACACATACTCCGTCCTTTGGCCCCAACGGGATCACGATGTGCTATCAACATCTGCACGGTTTAGCCTTTTGCTACTTTTTTTCGAT
Coding sequences:
- the LOC137713114 gene encoding mitochondrial pyruvate carrier 1, which encodes MASFRAFLNSPVGPKTTHFWGPVANWGFVAAGLADMNKPPEMISGNMTAAMCVYSALFMRFAWMVQPRNYLLLACHVSNETVQLYQLSRWARGQGYLAPKKDEAASE